From Clostridiales bacterium, one genomic window encodes:
- the rsmI gene encoding 16S rRNA (cytidine(1402)-2'-O)-methyltransferase: protein MKGKLYVTATPIGNLSEMSPRAIETLKSVDFILCEDTTHSKKLLRHFEISTPIKSYHKFSEAKSIPDIINQLNAGRDIALITDAGMPTISDPGARLVSACHQNNIQVLVISGPSAVINAAALSGMCENGFIFIGFLPEKNKERQKILQLYAYLPIPMILFSAPHNIQDDLRFLYENLGSRKIAVIKEMTKMFEEIVFINLEDYQKIEPKGEYVLVMEGSPPENPLLELSIEEHLRYYLDQGEPKKDAIKKVASERNLTKNEIYQIAIKL, encoded by the coding sequence ATGAAAGGCAAACTATATGTTACGGCGACCCCTATAGGCAACCTAAGCGAAATGAGCCCAAGAGCCATAGAGACATTAAAAAGCGTTGATTTTATTTTGTGCGAGGACACAACGCATAGCAAAAAACTCCTAAGGCATTTTGAAATCAGCACGCCGATCAAAAGCTATCACAAGTTTTCCGAAGCCAAGAGTATTCCCGATATAATCAACCAACTAAACGCAGGTCGCGACATAGCGCTTATTACGGACGCGGGCATGCCTACCATATCCGACCCGGGCGCAAGGCTTGTTAGCGCTTGCCACCAAAATAATATCCAAGTGCTTGTAATAAGCGGACCAAGCGCCGTAATCAACGCGGCGGCGCTTAGCGGCATGTGCGAAAATGGCTTTATCTTTATCGGTTTTTTGCCCGAGAAAAACAAAGAAAGGCAAAAAATATTGCAGCTATACGCGTATTTGCCCATACCTATGATTTTGTTTTCCGCCCCGCATAATATTCAAGACGACTTGCGATTTTTGTATGAAAATTTGGGCAGCCGCAAAATAGCTGTTATCAAAGAGATGACCAAGATGTTTGAGGAGATTGTGTTTATAAACCTTGAAGATTATCAAAAAATAGAGCCCAAAGGCGAGTATGTTTTGGTAATGGAGGGCAGCCCCCCAGAAAATCCGTTATTGGAATTATCAATTGAGGAGCATTTAAGATATTATTTGGACCAAGGCGAACCAAAAAAAGACGCTATCAAGAAAGTGGCGTCCGAGCGGAATTTAACCAAAAACGAAATTTACCAAATTGCCATAAAATTATAA
- a CDS encoding spore maturation protein, with the protein MTDYILPAIFFILFLIVTFKNIPAYDYFTEGAKGAVNLGIGIFPYIAAIMIAVNLLRLSGVTDYLASVLSPVFNFLGIPNELAELTLLRPFSGSGSLALLNDIMTKHGPDSYASRAACVMMGSSETVFYVAGVYFASSKVRKLRFAVPVALLSSLISVLAGCFLVRFL; encoded by the coding sequence ATGACTGATTATATTTTGCCCGCTATATTTTTTATATTATTTTTGATAGTAACTTTCAAAAACATCCCCGCTTACGATTATTTTACTGAGGGCGCAAAAGGCGCTGTAAATCTGGGGATTGGTATTTTCCCTTATATAGCGGCCATTATGATTGCTGTCAACCTTTTGAGGCTAAGCGGCGTTACGGATTATTTGGCTAGCGTCCTGTCGCCTGTTTTTAATTTTCTGGGGATACCGAACGAACTCGCCGAATTGACCTTGCTAAGACCTTTCAGCGGCTCGGGCAGTCTGGCGCTTCTTAACGACATTATGACCAAGCACGGACCCGACAGCTACGCCTCAAGAGCGGCCTGCGTGATGATGGGCTCGTCCGAGACCGTTTTTTACGTCGCCGGGGTTTATTTCGCCTCCAGCAAGGTGCGTAAACTAAGGTTTGCCGTGCCTGTCGCGCTTTTGTCAAGCTTGATAAGCGTTTTGGCGGGGTGTTTTTTGGTCAGGTTTTTATAA
- a CDS encoding spore maturation protein produces the protein MNKIWSVLMLIGVVAMFFAKPQDTLEGMIDAVNNALKLSFSLMALYAIWLGILNILEQTGFNKKLSVGLRPMIYFLFGRVSDTTAQYISMNIAANLLGMGNAATPMGIKAINSMDDHSGVATDAMIMLFVINASSIQILPTTIISLRAALKSASPADIILPTIITSFLSTLSAVLLVKIIIKIKNRKKRRQKYD, from the coding sequence ATGAACAAAATTTGGTCGGTATTGATGCTTATAGGCGTTGTCGCCATGTTTTTTGCAAAGCCCCAAGACACTTTGGAAGGGATGATTGACGCCGTAAACAACGCTTTGAAGCTGTCTTTTTCGCTTATGGCGCTATACGCGATTTGGCTGGGCATTCTCAATATCTTAGAACAAACAGGCTTTAACAAAAAGTTGTCGGTAGGGCTAAGGCCTATGATATATTTCCTATTCGGCAGGGTTTCGGATACCACAGCCCAATATATCAGCATGAATATCGCCGCCAATTTGCTCGGAATGGGCAACGCCGCGACGCCTATGGGCATTAAGGCAATTAACAGCATGGACGACCATAGCGGCGTCGCCACCGATGCTATGATTATGCTGTTTGTAATTAACGCTTCGTCTATACAAATATTGCCGACCACGATAATTTCTTTAAGGGCGGCTTTAAAAAGCGCAAGCCCCGCGGATATAATATTGCCCACTATTATCACATCGTTTTTATCGACTTTAAGCGCCGTGTTATTGGTAAAAATCATTATCAAAATCAAAAACCGCAAAAAAAGGCGCCAAAAATATGACTGA